From Agelaius phoeniceus isolate bAgePho1 chromosome 19, bAgePho1.hap1, whole genome shotgun sequence, a single genomic window includes:
- the ARHGAP44 gene encoding LOW QUALITY PROTEIN: rho GTPase-activating protein 44 (The sequence of the model RefSeq protein was modified relative to this genomic sequence to represent the inferred CDS: deleted 1 base in 1 codon), which yields MSAAAGGGAGRRGGRGAQAEARRGAGAAGPARPGSARLGPARLGAGRGCGRGGPLPPAPLPARTARTAATMKKQFNRMRQLANQTVGRAEKTEVLSEDLLQVEKRLELVKQVSHSTHKKLTACLQGQQGLDADKRSKKLPLTTLAQCLMEGSAVLGDDSLLGKMLRLCGEAEDKLAQELIHFELQVERDVIEPLFVLAEVEIPNIQKQRKHLAKLVLDMDSSRTRWQQSVKSSGLASNLQPSGAKADALREEMEEAANRVEICRDQLSADMYNFVAKEVDYANYFQTLIEVQAEYHRKSLALLQNFLPQIKAQQEAWMEKPSFGKPLEEHLAVSGREIAFPVEACVTMLLECGMQEEGLFRVAPSASKLKKLKAALDCCVVDVQEYSADPHAIAGALKSYLRELPEPLMTFELYEEWIQASNIPDQEKRLQALWNACEKLPKANYNNIRYVIKFLAKLTEYQDINKMTPSNVAIVLGPNLLWPQAEGNMTEMMTTLSLQIVGIIEPLIQHADWFFPGEIEFNVTGNYGSPLHVNHNANYSSMPSPDMEHGERRQHEQARRPLSVATDNMMLEFCKKDGLRKIQSMGVRVMDTSWVARRGTSSAGRKASSAPPAAQPPAPPAELPPTPHSPIPEQPPEISATPSPPPTSFGFPPAAERTSTFRPPELSPGPPPEQSPHSLRKGGPKKLAPIPSPASLSPTPPSTPSPYGPPGAAPAAGPPPLLPSPAAAAAPRARAAPKARPRPALPPPPQPPPAAPAPPQPPEPPRSDTAGPGDGAGTGLLRFEVPSLHVSPDAALCRDLPEAAQRLSGPSVTPRQEEEEEEESESTAL from the exons ATGTCCGCCGCGGCCGGGGGCGGtgcggggcggcgcggggggcgCGGAGCGCAGGCGGAGGCGCGGAGAGGCGCAGGGGCGGCGGGGCCCGCtcggcccggctcggctcggctcggcccggcccggctcggcgCCGGGCGGGGATGCGGGAGGGGCGGCCCcctgcccccggccccgctgcccgcccgcACCGCCCGCACCGCCGCCACCATGAAGAAGCAATTCAACCGCATGCGCCAGCTCGCCAACCAGACCGTGGGCAG GGCCGAGAAGACCGAGGTGTTGAGCGAGGATCTGCTGCAG GTGGAGAAGCGGCTGGAGCTGGTGAAGCAGGTGTCCCACAGCACCCACAAGAAGCTGACAGCCTgtctgcagggccagcaggggcTGGACGCCGACAAGCGCTCG AAGAAGCTGCCGCTGACCACGCTGGCGCAGTGTCTGATGGAGGGATCGGCGGTGCTGGGGGACGACTCCCTGCTGGG gaagaTGCTGCGGCTGTGCGGGGAGGCCGAGGACAagctggcacaggagctgaTCCACTTCGAGCTGCAGGTGGAGCGGGACGTCATCGAGCCACTCTTTGTGCTGGCTGAG GTGGAAATCCCAAATATCCAAAAGCAGAGGAAGCACTTGGCCAAGCTCGTGCTGGACATGGACTCCTCCAGGACGAG GTGGCAGCAGTCGGTGAAGTCCTCGGGTCTGGCCAGCAACCTGCAGCCCTCGGGAGCCAAAGCCGACGCTCtcagggaggagatggaggaggcGGCCAACAGAGTGGAGATCTGCAGG GACCAGCTCTCGGCTGACATGTACAATTTTGTGGCCAAAGAAGTCGACTATGCAAACTATTTTCAAACT CTGATCGAGGTGCAGGCCGAGTACCACCGCAAGTCCCTGGCGCTCCTGCAGAACTTCCTGCCACAGATCAAAGCCCAGCAAG AGGCCTGGATGGAGAAACCCTCCTTTGGGAAGCCCCTGGAGGAGCACCTGGCAGTCAGCGGGAGGGAGATCGCCTTTCCCGTGGAGGCCTGTGTCACCATGCTGCTGGAATGTGGCATGCAGGAGGAG GGTCTCTTCCGAGTGGCTCCCTCGGCCTCCAAGCTGAAGAAGCTCAAGGCTGCCCTGGACTGCTGCGTGGTGGACGTGCAGGAGTACTCAGCTGACCCCCATGCCATCGCAG GAGCCCTCAAGTCCTACCTGCGGGAGCTGCCCGAGCCCCTGATGACCTTCGAGCTGTACGAGGAGTGGATCCAGGCCTCCAA catcccagatcAGGAGAAACGGCTGCAGGCTCTCTGGAACGCCTGCGAGAAGCTGCCCAAAGCCAACTACAACAACATCAG GTACGTGATTAAATTCCTGGCCAAGCTGACCGAGTACCAGGATATCAACAAAATGACCCCAAGCAACGTGGCCATCGTGCTGGGCCCCAACCTGCTGTGGCCACAGGCCGAGGG GAACATGACGGAGATGATGACGACGCTGTCGCTGCAGATCGTGGGCATCATCGAGCCGCTCATCCAGCACGCAGACTGGTTCTTCCCGGGAG AGATCGAGTTCAACGTGACGGGCAACTACGGCAGCCCCCTGCACGTGAACCACAACGCCAACTACAGCTCCATGCCCTCGCCCGACATGGAGCACGGCGAGCGCCGGCAGCACGAGCAGGCGCGGCGCCCCCTCAGCGTGGCCACCGACAACATGATGCTGGAGTTCTGCAAGAAGGACGG CCTTAGGAAAATCCAAAG catggGCGTCAGGGTGATGGACACCTCGTGGGTGGCTCGCCGAGGCACCTCCTCCGCGGGGCGCAAGGCGAGCTCGGCGCCCCCGGCCGCGCAGCCCCCGGCGCCGCCCGCCGAGCTGCCCCCCACGCCCCACTCGCCCATTCCCGAGCAGCCCCCGGAGATCTCAGCAACGCCCTCCCCGCCTCCCACCAGCTTCGGCTTCCCCCCGGCAGCCGAGCGGACAAG CACTTTCAGGCCCCCGGAGCTgtccccggggccgccccccgAGCAGAGCCCGCACTCGCTGCGCAAAG GGGGGCCCAAGAAGCTGGCGCCCATCCCGTCCCCGGCCAGCCTGTCCCCGACGCCCCCCAGCACCCCGTCCCCGTACGGCCCCCCCGGAGCCGCCCcggccgcggggccgcccccgcTGCTGCCgtcccccgccgccgccgccgccccccgcgcccGGGCCGCCCCCAAAGCGCGGCCGCGCCCCGCGCTG CCCCCCCCGCCGCAGCCGCCCCCGGCCGCCCCCGCGCCCCCCCAGCCCCCGGAGCCGCCCCGCTCGGACACCGCGGGGCCCGGGGACGGCGCCGGCACAG